In Methanonatronarchaeum sp. AMET-Sl, one genomic interval encodes:
- a CDS encoding iron ABC transporter permease, producing MASSLLLLFLTSIASLSAGTATVGIVEALNAVLNKFFPSTFSSSHLESTIVWHLRMPRLFMAIVAGAALAVAGVVMQNILKNPLASPYTLGVASGAGFGAALVIVTGGFLGLQVFITQEWLLVVSAFIFALFPAFLIIGITKMKGSDSATLILAGIAMMYLFSAGLSLLQYVGDESEVTAIVYWLFGSLGKADWMNTGIVAVILLIMLIPLVKWTWDFNALMLGDETASSLGVDVEKIRIYGMVIASLITAAAVAFLGTIGFIGLVAPHITRMVFGTDHRFLLPASAIVGSIILVASDAVARTVIYPEILPVGILTSFLGVPLFLYLILKRRKRNW from the coding sequence TTGGCATCTAGCCTCCTACTCCTCTTTCTAACCTCAATTGCCTCACTTTCAGCTGGAACTGCAACTGTTGGAATAGTTGAAGCTCTTAATGCAGTTTTAAATAAGTTTTTTCCATCAACCTTCAGTTCAAGCCACTTAGAATCAACAATTGTGTGGCACCTAAGGATGCCCCGATTATTCATGGCAATCGTTGCAGGCGCTGCACTTGCAGTTGCCGGAGTCGTTATGCAGAACATACTTAAAAACCCTCTGGCTTCTCCTTACACACTTGGTGTTGCATCAGGAGCAGGTTTTGGAGCAGCACTCGTAATCGTTACAGGCGGTTTCCTAGGTCTACAGGTTTTCATCACTCAAGAATGGTTATTGGTAGTCAGTGCATTTATTTTCGCTCTTTTCCCAGCTTTCCTAATAATTGGAATTACAAAGATGAAGGGATCCGATAGCGCCACCCTAATCCTAGCAGGTATCGCAATGATGTACCTCTTTTCAGCAGGATTATCCCTACTACAGTATGTTGGAGACGAATCCGAAGTAACTGCCATAGTCTACTGGCTTTTTGGGAGCCTTGGAAAAGCTGATTGGATGAATACCGGTATAGTTGCAGTTATTTTATTAATAATGTTAATTCCATTAGTTAAATGGACCTGGGATTTCAATGCATTGATGCTCGGTGATGAAACCGCTTCTAGCCTCGGAGTTGATGTTGAAAAAATACGTATATACGGAATGGTCATAGCAAGCTTAATTACCGCAGCCGCAGTTGCATTCCTAGGAACCATCGGTTTCATTGGATTAGTAGCACCACACATAACCAGAATGGTCTTCGGAACCGACCACAGATTCTTATTACCTGCATCAGCCATTGTAGGCTCCATAATACTTGTTGCTTCTGACGCTGTCGCCAGAACAGTTATATATCCAGAGATACTTCCAGTAGGCATATTAACCTCATTCCTAGGTGTACCATTGTTCCTATACCTAATACTTAAAAGGAGGAAACGAAATTGGTAA
- a CDS encoding ABC transporter ATP-binding protein: protein MVTIQVKDVNYNYNGFKALKNIELTLNKGQVIGLLGPNGCGKTTLLKCISGILTPSKGDIEIGGYSLPELDNTDRARTIGYVPQAEEVNFSITVFDTILMGRKPYLGWKPSKKDLKIVRNLINQFELKDLAMRGLDELSGGQRQKVILARALAQKPKILVLDEPTNNLDIKHQIEMLNIAKKESKNDILVLIAIHDLNLAARYCDQVIIMKEGEVYAQGGPEKLNKENIEPVYQVKIKIKEIDGHKIIIPHSEQKTPHLYEEDPEKIPPTTK, encoded by the coding sequence TTGGTAACAATCCAAGTAAAAGACGTAAACTACAACTATAATGGTTTTAAAGCGCTTAAAAACATAGAACTAACTCTAAACAAGGGCCAGGTAATCGGTTTGCTCGGCCCAAATGGTTGTGGTAAAACAACACTCCTCAAATGCATATCTGGCATTCTAACTCCAAGCAAAGGAGATATAGAGATCGGGGGATACAGTCTCCCAGAACTTGATAACACCGATAGGGCTAGAACAATCGGATATGTACCACAGGCTGAAGAAGTAAACTTCTCGATAACAGTTTTCGATACAATATTGATGGGTCGAAAACCATATCTAGGTTGGAAGCCAAGTAAAAAAGACCTAAAAATAGTGAGAAACTTAATCAATCAATTCGAGTTAAAAGATTTAGCAATGCGGGGCCTAGATGAATTAAGTGGCGGACAGAGACAAAAAGTTATTTTAGCACGAGCCTTAGCCCAAAAACCTAAAATACTTGTTTTAGATGAACCAACAAACAATCTAGATATCAAACATCAAATCGAAATGCTTAACATAGCAAAAAAAGAATCCAAAAACGATATACTTGTCCTAATCGCAATACATGACCTAAACCTCGCCGCTAGGTATTGCGACCAAGTTATCATAATGAAAGAAGGAGAGGTATATGCTCAAGGTGGTCCAGAAAAATTAAACAAAGAGAATATAGAGCCGGTTTATCAAGTTAAAATAAAAATAAAAGAAATAGATGGACATAAAATAATAATACCCCATTCTGAACAGAAAACCCCACATCTCTATGAAGAAGACCCAGAAAAAATCCCACCCACAACCAAATAA